A stretch of the Symbiobacterium terraclitae genome encodes the following:
- a CDS encoding cbb3-type cytochrome c oxidase subunit I gives MFSAVEGSASRNFFYTAVLWMAIGMSFGLFAAVLLIFPDLVKGIPVLEYFTFGRVRPTHTNLVLFGWLSGAYFATLFYMIPRLCGTPLWSERLGNFTVVLHNLLMTAYAITLLLGMNAGREYAESTWVLKLLTVVLFALVFFNVVMTVVNRKEKELYVTAWYMLGAVATTPIIYVVGNQFLMPTNPITGVNDAVVNWFYGHNILGYWFTPIGVGAVYYLLPKLTGNPVWSHRLSMIGFWMLMFVYGPTGAHHLVNGPVPYWLQTVAIAFSVCLIIPVWTVLTNFYGTMNGRWGALKESVPLKFTVSAMVFYFITCFQGPMQSLRSVSAVTHFTNWVVGHAHLALVGTFSFIMFATIYYALPRLINREIWSAKLMDWHFWLSLIGFTLFFVSLTVGGLVQGSDWAANQSANFIASVINQRPFNIARAVGGAMILGAQFLFIYNIYKTATAGSRFSASSAEAGSAMAGA, from the coding sequence ATGTTCAGCGCCGTAGAAGGATCCGCAAGTCGGAACTTCTTCTACACCGCGGTCCTGTGGATGGCCATCGGGATGAGTTTCGGATTGTTTGCAGCTGTGCTCCTTATTTTCCCCGACCTGGTGAAGGGCATTCCCGTGCTCGAGTATTTCACCTTCGGTCGGGTGCGCCCGACCCACACCAACCTGGTGCTCTTCGGCTGGCTGAGCGGTGCCTACTTCGCGACGCTCTTTTACATGATTCCTCGCCTGTGTGGCACCCCGCTCTGGAGCGAGCGCCTGGGCAACTTCACCGTGGTGCTGCACAACCTGCTGATGACCGCCTACGCGATCACCCTGCTCCTGGGCATGAACGCGGGCCGGGAGTACGCCGAGTCGACCTGGGTCCTGAAACTCCTCACCGTGGTGCTCTTCGCTCTGGTCTTCTTCAACGTGGTCATGACCGTGGTCAACCGGAAGGAGAAGGAGCTCTACGTCACCGCCTGGTACATGCTGGGCGCGGTAGCGACCACACCGATCATCTACGTCGTGGGTAACCAGTTCCTCATGCCGACCAACCCCATCACCGGCGTGAACGACGCCGTGGTCAACTGGTTCTATGGGCACAACATCCTGGGCTACTGGTTCACGCCCATTGGCGTCGGCGCCGTCTACTACCTCCTGCCGAAGCTCACGGGCAACCCGGTCTGGAGCCACAGGCTCTCCATGATTGGCTTCTGGATGCTCATGTTCGTCTACGGTCCGACGGGGGCCCACCACCTGGTCAATGGCCCGGTGCCGTACTGGCTGCAGACCGTCGCCATCGCCTTCTCCGTCTGCCTGATCATCCCGGTCTGGACCGTTCTCACCAACTTCTACGGCACCATGAACGGCCGCTGGGGCGCACTGAAGGAGTCGGTGCCCCTGAAGTTCACCGTGAGCGCCATGGTCTTCTACTTCATCACCTGCTTCCAGGGGCCCATGCAGTCGCTGCGGTCCGTCAGCGCTGTGACGCACTTCACCAACTGGGTGGTGGGCCACGCCCACCTGGCCCTCGTGGGCACCTTCTCCTTCATCATGTTTGCCACCATCTACTACGCCCTGCCCCGGTTGATCAACCGGGAGATCTGGTCGGCCAAGCTGATGGACTGGCACTTCTGGCTCTCGCTCATCGGCTTTACGCTCTTCTTCGTCTCCCTGACCGTGGGCGGCCTCGTGCAGGGCTCCGACTGGGCGGCGAACCAGTCTGCCAACTTCATCGCCTCGGTCATCAACCAGCGGCCCTTCAACATCGCCCGGGCCGTGGGCGGTGCGATGATCCTGGGCGCCCAGTTCCTGTTCATCTATAACATTTACAAGACCGCGACTGCCGGCAGCCGGTTCAGCGCCAGCAGCGCCGAGGCCGGCTCCGCCATGGCCGGCGCGTAG
- a CDS encoding cbb3-type cytochrome c oxidase subunit II — MGHKFEKNAALLALGAFLLLSFAVAITVALPLMQEDLYAASPSSPRYEGMFNDGKPISPQVARGRQIYIREGCFYCHTQQVRTLDNDAAFQAPAVTLDDGTVLGGRPTRPEDYGNDNPALLGSQRTGPDLKYVGHRLPSKDWHIAHLIDPRSTEPNSIMPSYAHLPPDELDALAEYLLTLRDWAIPIKTLAKYPGPDILAATDDLLPEEYRNLQNPYSGDDAAVLARAEALIEANGCLACHGQDMRGKTAADGWASPPYPTNWYKAAETHSEQFIFWVISEGTLKEDGTGSGMPAWRLNGISEEDRWALTTYIKSLAGKE; from the coding sequence ATGGGCCACAAGTTTGAGAAGAACGCCGCGCTGCTCGCTCTCGGCGCCTTCCTGCTCCTCAGCTTCGCGGTGGCGATCACCGTGGCGCTGCCGCTGATGCAGGAGGACCTGTACGCTGCCTCGCCCTCGTCTCCCCGCTACGAGGGGATGTTCAACGACGGAAAGCCCATCAGCCCGCAGGTGGCCAGGGGTCGGCAGATCTACATCCGCGAGGGCTGCTTCTACTGCCACACCCAGCAGGTCCGCACGCTGGATAACGACGCCGCCTTCCAGGCTCCTGCCGTCACGCTGGACGACGGCACCGTCCTCGGCGGCCGTCCGACCCGCCCCGAGGACTACGGCAACGACAACCCGGCGCTGCTCGGCTCCCAGCGGACCGGCCCGGACCTGAAGTACGTCGGGCACCGCCTGCCCTCCAAGGACTGGCATATCGCGCACCTGATCGACCCGCGGTCCACCGAGCCCAACTCGATCATGCCGTCCTACGCCCATCTGCCGCCCGACGAGCTGGACGCGCTGGCCGAGTACCTGCTCACCCTGCGCGACTGGGCCATCCCGATCAAGACGCTGGCCAAGTACCCCGGGCCTGACATCCTCGCCGCCACCGACGACCTGCTGCCCGAGGAGTACCGCAATCTGCAGAACCCGTACAGCGGCGACGATGCCGCTGTCCTGGCCCGGGCCGAGGCGCTGATCGAGGCCAACGGCTGCCTGGCCTGCCACGGGCAGGACATGAGGGGCAAGACCGCCGCCGACGGCTGGGCCAGCCCGCCCTATCCGACCAACTGGTACAAGGCGGCGGAGACCCACTCCGAGCAGTTCATCTTCTGGGTGATCTCCGAGGGCACGCTGAAGGAGGACGGCACCGGCTCCGGCATGCCGGCGTGGCGCCTCAACGGCATCTCGGAGGAGGACCGCTGGGCCCTCACCACCTACATCAAGTCCCTGGCCGGCAAGGAGTAG
- a CDS encoding cupredoxin domain-containing protein, which translates to MKRIAMLLLVAVLSLGVLTACGGGGGGNVTELTVEMGINGEMKFTPDVLEVNEGDTVKITLVNKDPAVAHNFLIPALNVNSGQVPAGQTASIQVKASKKGEHEIICDVPGHRESGMTGKLIVK; encoded by the coding sequence ATGAAGCGGATTGCCATGCTCTTGCTTGTTGCCGTGCTGTCCCTGGGTGTTCTGACTGCCTGCGGTGGTGGCGGCGGCGGCAACGTGACGGAGTTGACCGTCGAGATGGGCATCAACGGCGAGATGAAGTTTACGCCGGATGTCCTGGAGGTCAACGAGGGTGACACCGTCAAGATTACCCTGGTGAACAAGGATCCGGCCGTGGCCCACAACTTCCTGATCCCCGCCCTGAACGTGAACTCCGGCCAGGTGCCGGCCGGCCAGACCGCCAGCATCCAGGTCAAGGCCAGCAAGAAGGGCGAGCACGAGATCATCTGCGACGTGCCCGGCCACCGGGAGTCCGGCATGACGGGCAAGCTGATCGTGAAGTAA
- the dusB gene encoding tRNA dihydrouridine synthase DusB, giving the protein MGLPEKLLKPIRIGSLTIERPLALAPMAGVTNWPFRRLCKEQGCGLVVTEFVSDKALIYDSRRTREMILLLDDERPAGVQIFGAEPDTMARAAVRVVELVQPDLIDINMGCPAPKVTRGRGGSSLLKEPELAQEIVRQVVRAVAPLPVTVKMRIGWDARSINAVEVARRVEEAGAALITVHGRTREQHYSGRADWDVIAAVARAVSVPVLGNGDITSPRDAEERLRTTGVAGLAIGRGALGNPWVFSRTLHYLETGEMLPEPDARQRVEMALRHLDLMIAYKGEFLAVREMRKHAAWYLKGLYGAAEARAAINRAERPDEMRSLLLAFLERWEARGGGYEAPAEDDGMFAARDEMASECGEANLECRQALPE; this is encoded by the coding sequence ATGGGGTTGCCGGAAAAGCTGCTCAAACCGATCCGCATCGGCAGTCTGACCATCGAGCGCCCGCTGGCGCTGGCCCCCATGGCCGGCGTCACCAACTGGCCGTTCCGCCGCCTCTGCAAGGAGCAGGGCTGCGGGCTGGTCGTCACCGAGTTCGTGAGCGACAAGGCACTGATCTACGACAGCCGGCGCACGCGGGAGATGATCCTGCTGCTGGACGACGAGCGGCCGGCGGGCGTGCAGATCTTCGGCGCCGAGCCCGACACGATGGCCCGGGCCGCCGTCCGCGTCGTCGAGCTGGTGCAGCCGGACTTGATCGACATCAACATGGGCTGCCCCGCCCCCAAGGTCACGCGGGGCCGCGGCGGTTCGTCGCTGCTCAAGGAGCCGGAGCTGGCTCAGGAGATCGTCCGGCAGGTAGTGCGGGCCGTGGCCCCGCTTCCGGTCACGGTGAAGATGCGCATCGGCTGGGATGCGCGGTCGATCAACGCCGTGGAGGTCGCCCGGCGGGTGGAGGAGGCCGGGGCCGCGCTCATCACGGTGCACGGGCGCACCAGGGAGCAGCACTACTCGGGCCGCGCCGACTGGGACGTGATCGCGGCGGTGGCCCGGGCGGTGTCGGTTCCGGTGCTGGGCAACGGCGACATCACCAGCCCCCGGGACGCCGAGGAACGTCTGCGCACCACCGGTGTGGCGGGGCTGGCTATCGGCCGCGGCGCGTTGGGAAATCCGTGGGTGTTCAGCCGCACCCTGCACTACCTGGAGACGGGCGAGATGCTGCCGGAGCCTGACGCCCGGCAGCGCGTGGAGATGGCGCTCCGGCACCTGGACCTGATGATCGCCTACAAGGGCGAGTTCCTTGCGGTGCGGGAGATGCGCAAGCACGCGGCCTGGTACCTGAAAGGGCTGTATGGCGCCGCGGAGGCCAGGGCCGCCATCAACCGGGCGGAGCGCCCTGACGAGATGCGGTCTCTGCTCCTGGCCTTCCTCGAGCGGTGGGAGGCCCGCGGCGGCGGGTATGAGGCGCCCGCGGAGGACGACGGCATGTTCGCAGCGCGCGACGAGATGGCTTCGGAATGCGGCGAGGCGAACCTGGAATGCAGGCAGGCGCTGCCGGAATAG
- a CDS encoding metal-dependent hydrolase, translating into MRIRYLGHSAFEITHDRWNLLIDPFITGNPVCPVKAEELNPQYILVTHMHGDHVGDTAAIARRTGATVITSFEAAQELAKDGVNVADLALGGKRRFDFGLVRVTLAYHGFGSTGGHAAGFVIHLGGKRIYHAGDTALFSDMKLLNGVIEEPGIDVALLPIGDNYTMGPEDAATAVQWIQPKVVIPMHWGTFPVLVQDPGDFVARVRETTSTTPVVLRPGESYDL; encoded by the coding sequence GTGCGAATCCGGTACCTGGGTCACTCGGCGTTCGAGATTACGCATGACCGGTGGAACCTGCTGATCGACCCTTTCATCACGGGCAACCCGGTCTGCCCCGTCAAGGCTGAGGAGCTGAACCCGCAGTACATCCTGGTGACGCACATGCACGGCGATCACGTGGGCGACACCGCGGCCATCGCCCGGCGGACGGGCGCGACGGTCATCACCAGCTTTGAGGCTGCACAGGAGCTGGCCAAGGACGGCGTGAACGTCGCCGACTTGGCGCTGGGCGGCAAGCGCCGCTTCGACTTCGGGCTGGTCCGGGTCACCCTGGCCTACCACGGCTTCGGTTCGACCGGCGGCCACGCCGCGGGCTTCGTCATCCACCTGGGCGGCAAGCGCATCTACCACGCCGGCGACACCGCCCTGTTCAGCGACATGAAGCTGCTGAACGGCGTCATCGAGGAGCCGGGCATCGACGTGGCGCTGCTGCCCATCGGCGACAACTACACGATGGGGCCGGAAGACGCCGCCACCGCCGTGCAGTGGATCCAGCCCAAGGTGGTCATCCCCATGCACTGGGGCACCTTCCCCGTCCTCGTGCAGGATCCCGGCGACTTCGTCGCGCGTGTGCGGGAGACGACTTCGACCACGCCGGTCGTGCTCCGGCCCGGCGAGAGCTACGACCTGTAG
- a CDS encoding response regulator transcription factor, with amino-acid sequence MDGGKIRIMIVDDQSLLRRGLAALLNRNPDMEVVAEAGDGEEALRVAAEADPDVILMDVRMPVLDGVAATRELVRRGCRAGVIILTTFDDDEYIFEGLAAGARGYLLKDAEYEELSQAIRTVASGESLLQPQITTRVLKEFSRLSSMAASRPKPQALAEPLTERELEVLRLMASGASNQDIAAALYIGLGTVKHHVRAIFGKLGARDRVHAVLLAQELHLV; translated from the coding sequence GTGGACGGAGGCAAGATCCGCATCATGATCGTGGACGACCAGTCCCTGCTCAGGCGGGGGCTGGCGGCGCTGCTCAACCGCAACCCGGACATGGAGGTGGTCGCCGAGGCCGGCGACGGGGAGGAGGCGCTCCGGGTCGCCGCCGAGGCCGATCCTGACGTCATTCTCATGGATGTGCGCATGCCGGTGCTCGACGGGGTGGCGGCCACCCGGGAGCTGGTCCGCCGCGGCTGCCGGGCCGGCGTGATCATCCTGACCACCTTCGACGACGACGAGTACATCTTCGAGGGCCTGGCGGCCGGCGCGCGCGGCTACCTGCTGAAGGACGCGGAGTACGAGGAGCTGTCGCAGGCCATCCGCACCGTGGCCAGCGGTGAGTCTCTGCTGCAGCCGCAGATCACCACGCGCGTGCTCAAGGAGTTCAGCCGCCTCTCGTCCATGGCCGCCTCCCGGCCGAAGCCGCAGGCGCTGGCCGAACCGCTCACCGAGCGGGAGCTGGAGGTGCTGCGGCTGATGGCCTCGGGCGCCTCCAACCAGGACATCGCAGCCGCGCTCTACATCGGGCTGGGCACGGTCAAGCACCACGTGCGGGCAATCTTCGGCAAGCTGGGCGCCCGTGACCGGGTGCACGCGGTCCTCCTGGCCCAGGAACTCCACCTGGTGTGA
- a CDS encoding sensor histidine kinase, whose protein sequence is MEVVQSRVVRRLDALFRTGYPHPMNLFAALMLAFVPALSWLSGEAADRAAWARLTSIALGLIYLAVWTRIRPVAPAWRRGAYHELYLLAQAAMVAAIYALDGGLTRFLFSVVAVQAVYLIPVRRWAPFVGTLAALWLALYLAITPPGEPGENMVASIGMYFLYLVFASLVTLTMLQQERQGRLAQQLLEGVNQRHEVLREYDQTVEHRAESEERERLAQTIHARLAVRLGDLEVQLRKILESGSPDRQAVRGARLQAKAVLGEVRDAVRALRPAEEGGELEEADSPWRFDAPPEPQVNLKLTDPINLYHIWNVGVLVLTAGVMTASRLVGGSPDWLRVLLLTLGLLTVYAGASARGVPYALRALFVVIGAGLVYTLVLLTREPLMNHLFLVVSAQMVFLMPGGTWGVVAAVAFPTVLTAAALLFSNAALGVSPLSLTVAFGVTYFFAAVMAHMTRLQVEARTRAIHYAQQLREVNRLLEARLLEARQVAIARERVRMAREIHDGLGHHLTAVIVDLQNAEALAAEEPDAARAHVHSALEVIQAAMRSSQEMVDALDRFERPLPKAIHDLVTRWMQVTGTPVILRVDGGGSDLSTAARMTLFRTVQESLTNIQKHARPTRVEIALTQLADRVILRVINDDLGRSEHDEAVRSGFGLLGLKERAQALMGEFEAGPRSEGGFQVSLILPIGH, encoded by the coding sequence ATGGAAGTTGTTCAGAGCCGTGTGGTGCGCCGGCTGGACGCGCTGTTTCGCACCGGGTATCCACACCCCATGAACCTCTTTGCGGCCCTCATGCTGGCCTTCGTGCCCGCGCTCTCGTGGCTGTCGGGTGAGGCCGCGGACAGGGCGGCGTGGGCGCGCCTGACGAGCATCGCCCTCGGCCTGATCTACTTGGCCGTCTGGACGCGGATCCGCCCCGTTGCGCCTGCCTGGCGGCGCGGGGCCTACCACGAGCTCTACCTGCTGGCGCAGGCGGCCATGGTGGCGGCCATCTACGCCCTGGACGGCGGGTTGACGCGCTTCCTTTTTTCGGTGGTGGCCGTCCAGGCCGTCTACCTGATTCCGGTCCGGCGGTGGGCGCCCTTCGTGGGCACCCTGGCCGCCCTCTGGCTGGCCCTGTACCTGGCCATCACGCCCCCGGGTGAGCCGGGCGAGAACATGGTGGCCAGCATCGGCATGTACTTCCTCTACCTGGTCTTCGCCTCGCTGGTGACCCTCACGATGCTCCAGCAGGAGCGGCAGGGCCGGCTGGCCCAACAGCTGCTGGAAGGGGTGAACCAGCGGCACGAGGTGCTGCGAGAGTACGACCAGACGGTGGAGCACAGGGCCGAGAGCGAGGAGCGGGAGCGGCTGGCCCAGACGATCCACGCCCGCCTGGCCGTGCGGCTCGGGGACCTGGAGGTGCAGCTGCGGAAGATCCTGGAGAGCGGCTCGCCGGACAGGCAGGCGGTGCGGGGCGCCCGGCTCCAGGCCAAGGCCGTGCTGGGCGAGGTGCGCGACGCGGTGCGCGCGCTGCGCCCGGCCGAGGAGGGCGGCGAGCTGGAGGAGGCCGATTCCCCCTGGCGGTTCGACGCCCCACCGGAGCCGCAGGTGAACCTGAAGCTGACCGACCCCATCAACCTGTACCACATCTGGAACGTGGGCGTGCTCGTGCTCACCGCCGGGGTGATGACGGCATCCCGGCTCGTAGGCGGCAGCCCGGACTGGCTCCGGGTGCTCCTGCTCACGCTGGGGCTGCTGACGGTCTATGCCGGTGCCTCGGCGCGGGGGGTTCCGTACGCGCTGCGCGCCCTGTTCGTCGTCATCGGCGCCGGCCTCGTTTACACGCTGGTCCTGCTCACCCGGGAGCCGCTGATGAACCACCTCTTCCTCGTGGTCTCCGCGCAGATGGTCTTCCTGATGCCGGGGGGGACGTGGGGGGTCGTCGCGGCGGTGGCCTTTCCCACCGTGCTGACCGCGGCCGCCCTGCTGTTCTCCAACGCGGCGCTGGGCGTCTCGCCCCTGTCGCTCACCGTCGCCTTCGGCGTCACCTACTTCTTCGCGGCGGTCATGGCTCACATGACCCGGCTGCAGGTGGAGGCCCGCACCCGGGCCATCCACTACGCCCAGCAGCTCCGGGAGGTCAACCGTCTGCTGGAGGCGAGGCTGCTGGAGGCCAGGCAGGTGGCCATCGCCCGCGAGCGGGTGCGCATGGCGCGCGAGATCCACGACGGGCTGGGCCACCACCTCACAGCCGTGATCGTCGACCTGCAGAACGCCGAGGCGCTGGCGGCGGAGGAGCCCGATGCGGCCCGCGCCCACGTGCACAGCGCCCTGGAGGTCATCCAGGCCGCCATGCGCTCCAGCCAGGAGATGGTCGACGCTCTGGACCGCTTCGAGCGCCCGCTGCCCAAGGCCATCCACGACCTGGTCACGCGCTGGATGCAGGTGACCGGCACCCCGGTGATCCTGCGGGTCGACGGCGGTGGCTCCGACCTGTCCACCGCGGCCCGGATGACCCTGTTCCGGACGGTGCAGGAGAGCCTGACCAACATCCAGAAGCACGCGCGGCCCACCCGGGTCGAGATCGCCCTGACCCAGCTGGCCGACCGGGTGATCCTGCGGGTGATCAACGACGACCTCGGCCGGAGCGAGCACGACGAGGCGGTGCGTTCCGGCTTCGGGCTCCTCGGCCTGAAGGAGCGCGCACAGGCGCTCATGGGCGAGTTCGAGGCCGGGCCGCGCAGCGAGGGTGGCTTTCAGGTGTCACTGATCCTGCCGATCGGGCACTGA
- a CDS encoding DegV family protein: MTHGRSCTLVVDGGADLPEDLVRQYHIQVVPLTVHFGAESYQSGVTITPAEFYQRLKARGEFPTTSQPSVGDYVAAYQRAAEHGLPILSLHLSSGLSGSYNAARAACSLLPHLDITQVDTMTLSGEMSLQVLVAAEMAERGLPVAEICDTLRAINARSHLYFTIDKLDYLRKGGRIGRVAGAVGGLLGIRPIVTVDKSTGTYIAVGKARSFRRAVEEVAQRIIDEVGEGNEVSLMVLEGYCPEQVAHVVALLRSRLNVIWFHHLHVNPSLGAHVGPDALGVAYFPGPLPYLARDVVAAD, encoded by the coding sequence ATGACGCACGGTCGCTCCTGCACGCTGGTCGTCGACGGTGGAGCAGACCTGCCTGAGGACCTGGTCAGGCAGTATCACATTCAGGTGGTTCCGCTCACGGTCCACTTCGGCGCGGAGTCCTATCAGAGCGGTGTGACCATCACCCCCGCCGAGTTCTACCAGCGTCTGAAGGCGCGCGGCGAGTTCCCGACCACCTCGCAGCCGTCCGTGGGCGACTACGTCGCGGCATACCAGCGGGCCGCGGAGCACGGGCTGCCCATCCTGTCGCTCCACCTCTCCAGCGGCCTCTCCGGCTCCTACAACGCCGCCCGGGCCGCCTGCTCGCTCCTGCCGCACCTGGACATCACCCAGGTGGACACCATGACCCTCTCGGGTGAGATGTCCCTCCAGGTGCTGGTGGCCGCCGAGATGGCGGAGCGGGGCCTGCCCGTCGCCGAGATCTGCGATACGCTGCGGGCCATCAACGCCCGCTCGCACCTCTACTTCACGATCGACAAGCTGGACTACCTGCGCAAGGGGGGCCGCATCGGTCGCGTCGCCGGGGCCGTGGGCGGACTCCTCGGCATCCGCCCCATCGTCACGGTCGACAAGTCCACCGGGACGTACATCGCCGTCGGCAAGGCGCGGTCGTTCCGGCGTGCCGTCGAGGAGGTGGCCCAGCGCATCATCGACGAGGTGGGCGAGGGCAACGAGGTGAGCCTGATGGTCCTCGAGGGTTACTGCCCCGAGCAGGTCGCCCACGTCGTCGCCCTGCTCCGCAGCCGGCTGAACGTCATCTGGTTCCATCACCTGCACGTCAACCCGAGCCTCGGCGCCCACGTCGGCCCCGATGCCCTGGGCGTGGCATACTTCCCCGGCCCGTTGCCGTACCTGGCGCGCGACGTCGTCGCCGCCGACTGA
- the greA gene encoding transcription elongation factor GreA has protein sequence MSEKEVLLSLDGLKQLEQELLHLRTVKRLEVAERIKQAREYGDISENSEYEDAKNEQAFIEGRILVLEKMLRNARVIDEPVGEHEVVLVGSTVVLKDLEYGDEFTYTIVGTTEADPSHNRISNESPVGRAIMGQKVGTVVEVDAPDGKLKYEIVEIK, from the coding sequence ATGTCCGAGAAAGAGGTACTCCTATCCCTGGACGGCCTGAAGCAGCTGGAGCAGGAGCTGCTTCACCTGCGGACGGTGAAGCGCCTCGAGGTAGCAGAACGGATCAAGCAGGCCCGGGAGTACGGCGACATCTCGGAGAACTCCGAGTACGAGGATGCCAAGAACGAGCAGGCGTTCATCGAAGGCCGCATTCTGGTGCTGGAGAAGATGCTCCGCAACGCCCGGGTGATCGACGAGCCGGTCGGTGAGCACGAGGTGGTGCTGGTCGGCAGCACGGTGGTGCTCAAGGACCTGGAGTACGGCGACGAGTTTACCTACACCATCGTGGGCACCACGGAGGCGGACCCCTCACATAACCGCATCTCCAACGAGTCCCCGGTCGGCCGGGCGATCATGGGGCAGAAGGTGGGGACCGTCGTCGAGGTCGATGCGCCCGACGGGAAGCTGAAGTACGAGATCGTGGAGATCAAGTAG